The proteins below are encoded in one region of Micromonospora sp. DSM 45708:
- the murG gene encoding undecaprenyldiphospho-muramoylpentapeptide beta-N-acetylglucosaminyltransferase: protein MGPLRSVVLCGGGTGGHIYPLLAFADCLRRHDPSVRITCLGTPKGLENELIPPAGYDLRQIPAYQLPRSVNMSLVRTPDRMWKAARAAGKVIDEVRADAVVGFGGYVSVPGYLAAWRRDLPIVIHEVNVPPGVANRMGMKFTKHVAVGFPHQPAQSEALRDARVVGVPLRRGIAGLDRAALRNAARAHFGLRPDLPVLFVAGGSQGARSINLAVSGAAKELARHGVQVLHVIGARNEPVSVPTDLPVPYVTLPYLSEMELGYAAADLMLGRGGAMTCAEVAAIGLPTVYVPYPHSNQEQKRNALPVVEAGGGLLVDDAEVTPAWVERTVIPLIRDPQRLHAMSHAAAGYGRRDGDVALLNFVYEAVSR, encoded by the coding sequence ATGGGTCCGCTGCGTTCGGTGGTGCTCTGCGGAGGGGGTACGGGTGGGCACATCTACCCGCTGCTCGCCTTCGCCGACTGCCTGCGCCGACACGACCCGAGCGTCCGGATCACCTGTCTGGGCACCCCGAAGGGGCTGGAGAACGAGCTGATCCCGCCGGCCGGCTACGACCTGCGGCAGATCCCGGCCTACCAGCTGCCCCGCTCGGTCAACATGAGCCTGGTGCGCACCCCGGACCGGATGTGGAAGGCGGCCCGCGCGGCGGGCAAGGTGATCGACGAGGTGCGGGCCGACGCGGTGGTCGGCTTCGGGGGGTACGTCTCGGTCCCCGGCTACCTGGCCGCGTGGCGCCGCGACCTGCCGATCGTCATCCACGAGGTGAACGTGCCGCCGGGCGTGGCGAACCGGATGGGCATGAAGTTCACCAAGCACGTGGCGGTGGGCTTCCCGCACCAGCCGGCCCAGTCCGAGGCGCTGCGCGACGCGCGGGTGGTCGGGGTGCCGCTGCGCCGCGGCATCGCCGGGCTGGACCGGGCGGCGCTGCGAAACGCCGCCCGCGCGCACTTCGGGCTCCGGCCCGACCTGCCGGTGCTCTTCGTGGCCGGCGGCTCGCAGGGCGCCCGCTCGATCAACCTGGCGGTCTCCGGCGCGGCGAAGGAGCTGGCCCGCCACGGCGTGCAGGTGCTGCACGTGATCGGTGCCCGCAACGAGCCGGTCTCCGTCCCCACCGACCTGCCGGTGCCGTACGTGACGCTGCCCTACCTGTCCGAGATGGAGCTGGGCTACGCGGCGGCCGACCTGATGCTGGGTCGGGGCGGCGCGATGACCTGCGCCGAGGTGGCCGCGATCGGCCTGCCCACGGTCTACGTGCCCTACCCGCACAGCAACCAGGAGCAGAAGCGCAACGCGCTGCCCGTGGTGGAGGCCGGCGGCGGGCTGCTCGTCGACGACGCCGAGGTGACCCCGGCCTGGGTGGAGCGCACGGTGATCCCGCTGATCCGGGACCCGCAGCGGCTCCACGCGATGAGTCACGCCGCGGCCGGCTACGGTCGCCGTGACGGCGACGTGGCGCTGCTGAACTTCGTCTACGAGGCGGTCTCCCGCTGA
- the murC gene encoding UDP-N-acetylmuramate--L-alanine ligase, whose product MNTAQFTPAGTMTAEDLGRIHLIGVGGVGMAGLARLFLTRGLPVSGSELREWPSLAGLRALGGTIHSTHEVTNLDGVDTVVYSSAIPQDHLELAEARRRGLRVLHRSEALAAAMTGRRTVAVAGTHGKTSTTSMVTMVLQQAGVDPSFVIGGEISEVGSGAHHGTGEHFVVEADESDRSFLIYRPYLSIITNVEADHLNTYGDLATLEAAFAEFARLTDPDGFIVTCADDAGGRRLAETLRAEGRRVWTYGESADADLRMSDVVSSAQGVRYLAEVEGRSLGEIRLSMPGRHMALNSAAAVLAAYLLELPVAAAEAALGAFPGVRRRFERKGVADGVLVYDEYAYHPTSMTLALQTLREVAGDGRLIVVFQPYRLYRTRDLQAEIAAALGIADELVLLEVFGPGEPREPGEGSVALIEAVPLPADRKVFVEAWDDVPAEVARRARTGDVVVTMGAPPISLMGDQLLDALLARTDGATAPRAGVGPDGAAATAG is encoded by the coding sequence ATGAACACCGCGCAGTTCACGCCCGCCGGCACGATGACCGCGGAGGACCTGGGCCGCATCCACCTGATCGGGGTGGGCGGGGTCGGGATGGCCGGGCTGGCCCGGCTCTTCCTCACCCGTGGCCTGCCGGTCTCCGGCAGCGAGCTGCGGGAGTGGCCGTCGCTGGCCGGCCTGCGCGCGCTGGGTGGGACGATCCACTCCACGCACGAGGTGACCAACCTGGACGGGGTGGACACCGTCGTCTACTCCTCGGCCATCCCCCAGGACCACCTGGAGCTGGCCGAGGCGCGTCGTCGCGGGCTGCGCGTGCTGCACCGTTCCGAGGCGCTCGCGGCGGCGATGACCGGTCGTCGCACGGTGGCGGTGGCCGGCACGCACGGCAAGACGTCCACCACGTCGATGGTGACCATGGTGCTCCAGCAGGCCGGCGTCGATCCGTCCTTCGTCATCGGCGGGGAGATCTCCGAGGTCGGCTCCGGCGCGCACCACGGCACCGGCGAGCACTTCGTGGTCGAGGCGGACGAGAGCGACCGCTCCTTCCTCATCTACCGCCCGTACCTGTCGATCATCACGAACGTCGAGGCGGACCACCTCAACACGTACGGCGACCTGGCCACCCTGGAGGCGGCGTTCGCCGAGTTCGCCCGGCTCACCGACCCGGACGGCTTCATCGTGACCTGTGCCGACGACGCCGGTGGCCGGCGGCTGGCCGAGACGCTCCGGGCCGAGGGCCGTCGGGTGTGGACGTACGGCGAGTCCGCCGACGCCGACCTGCGGATGAGCGACGTGGTCTCCTCGGCGCAGGGCGTGCGCTACCTGGCCGAGGTCGAGGGCCGGTCGCTGGGCGAGATCCGGCTGTCCATGCCGGGCCGGCACATGGCGCTCAACAGCGCCGCCGCGGTGCTCGCCGCGTACCTGCTGGAGTTGCCGGTGGCGGCGGCGGAGGCCGCGCTCGGCGCGTTCCCCGGCGTGCGGCGGCGGTTCGAGCGCAAGGGCGTGGCGGACGGCGTGCTGGTCTACGACGAGTACGCCTACCACCCCACCTCGATGACGCTGGCGTTGCAGACGCTGCGGGAGGTGGCCGGCGACGGCCGGCTGATCGTGGTCTTCCAGCCCTACCGGCTCTACCGCACCCGTGACCTCCAGGCGGAGATCGCCGCCGCGCTCGGCATCGCCGACGAGCTGGTGCTGCTGGAGGTCTTCGGCCCCGGCGAGCCGCGCGAGCCCGGTGAGGGGTCGGTCGCGTTGATCGAGGCGGTGCCGCTGCCGGCGGACCGGAAGGTCTTCGTCGAGGCGTGGGACGACGTGCCGGCCGAGGTGGCCCGCCGGGCCCGCACCGGCGACGTGGTGGTGACCATGGGCGCGCCGCCGATCTCGCTGATGGGTGACCAACTGCTGGACGCCCTGCTGGCCCGCACCGACGGCGCCACGGCGCCCCGCGCCGGCGTCGGTCCGGACGGCGCGGCGGCCACCGCCGGATGA
- a CDS encoding cell division protein FtsQ/DivIB, which yields MSSGPARGRTPGQDGGAGRRSPVRRWQLVRAGADAVPPSTRRFMARARQRRMRAALPWAVTAAVAAVAALVAWTVLGTGLFGVRDVRVVGARLVTPVEIRDAAAIPDDTPLARVDLTATARRVGTLPPVARATVERDWPAALVIRVEERVPVAAVPQGGRFAVVDAAGVVFQRLDRAPDGLPLVRVARPGPDDPGTRAGLAVLAALGEKLRAQVVTVDVAGLARITLLLRDDRQIFWGDAARSADKSAVATALLPRRTARIDVSAPDVVTFQ from the coding sequence ATGAGTTCCGGCCCGGCCCGGGGCCGCACCCCCGGCCAGGACGGCGGCGCGGGGCGGCGCAGCCCGGTCCGGCGCTGGCAGCTGGTCCGGGCCGGGGCGGACGCCGTGCCACCGTCCACCCGTCGCTTCATGGCGCGGGCCCGGCAGCGGCGGATGCGTGCCGCGCTGCCGTGGGCGGTGACGGCGGCGGTGGCCGCGGTGGCCGCGCTGGTCGCCTGGACGGTGCTCGGCACCGGGCTGTTCGGGGTCCGCGACGTGCGGGTGGTCGGGGCGCGGCTGGTCACGCCGGTGGAGATCCGGGACGCCGCGGCGATTCCGGACGACACCCCGTTGGCGCGGGTGGACCTGACCGCGACCGCCCGTCGGGTGGGCACGCTGCCGCCGGTGGCGCGGGCCACGGTGGAGCGGGACTGGCCGGCGGCGCTGGTGATCCGGGTCGAGGAGCGGGTGCCGGTGGCCGCGGTGCCGCAGGGCGGGCGCTTCGCGGTCGTGGACGCCGCCGGGGTGGTCTTCCAACGCCTGGACCGGGCCCCGGACGGGTTGCCGCTGGTCCGGGTGGCCCGGCCCGGTCCGGACGACCCGGGCACCCGGGCCGGGCTGGCGGTGCTCGCCGCGCTCGGGGAGAAGCTGCGCGCCCAGGTGGTCACGGTGGACGTGGCCGGGCTGGCCCGGATCACGTTGCTGCTGCGCGACGACCGGCAGATCTTCTGGGGCGACGCCGCACGCAGCGCGGACAAGTCCGCGGTGGCGACCGCGTTGCTGCCGCGCCGGACGGCCCGGATCGACGTCAGCGCGCCGGACGTGGTCACCTTCCAGTGA
- the ftsZ gene encoding cell division protein FtsZ translates to MTPPHNYLAVIKVVGIGGGGVNAVNRMIEVGLKGVEFIAINTDAQALLMSDADVKLDVGRELTRGLGAGANPDVGKNAAEDHRDEIEEVLKGADMVFVTCGEGGGTGTGGAPVVANIARKLGALTIGVVTRPFSFEGKRRQVQAEAGIEELRNQCDTLIVIPNDRLLALGDRNISMMDAFRTADQVLLSGVQGITDLITTPGLINLDFADVKSVMSGAGSALMGIGSARGENRAVEAAEAAISSPLLEQSMDGARGVLLSIAGGSDLGLFEINDAAQLVTDAAHPDANIIFGAVIDDALGDEVRVTVIAAGFDGGTPAYKAVDPPRKSNQNPPTQPNAPTNPPATMPAPQQPSRRVLFDDVDVPDFLKNGS, encoded by the coding sequence ATGACACCTCCGCACAACTACCTGGCGGTCATCAAGGTCGTCGGCATCGGGGGCGGCGGCGTGAACGCCGTCAACCGGATGATCGAGGTTGGGCTCAAGGGCGTCGAGTTCATCGCGATCAACACCGACGCGCAGGCGCTGCTGATGAGCGACGCCGACGTCAAGCTCGACGTCGGCCGGGAACTGACCCGGGGGCTGGGCGCCGGCGCGAACCCGGACGTCGGCAAGAACGCCGCCGAGGACCACCGCGACGAGATCGAGGAGGTGCTCAAGGGCGCCGACATGGTCTTCGTCACCTGTGGGGAGGGCGGCGGCACCGGCACCGGCGGCGCGCCGGTGGTGGCGAACATCGCCCGCAAGCTCGGCGCGCTCACCATCGGCGTGGTCACCCGGCCGTTCTCGTTCGAGGGTAAGCGCCGCCAGGTGCAGGCCGAGGCGGGCATCGAGGAGCTGCGCAACCAGTGCGACACGCTCATCGTGATCCCGAACGACCGGCTGCTCGCGCTCGGCGACCGCAACATCTCCATGATGGACGCGTTCCGCACCGCGGACCAGGTGCTCCTCTCCGGTGTCCAGGGCATCACCGACCTGATCACCACGCCCGGCCTGATCAACCTGGACTTCGCCGACGTCAAGAGCGTGATGAGCGGCGCGGGCAGCGCGCTCATGGGCATCGGCAGCGCCCGGGGCGAGAACCGCGCCGTCGAGGCGGCCGAGGCGGCCATCTCCAGCCCGCTGCTGGAGCAGAGCATGGACGGCGCGCGCGGCGTGCTGCTCTCCATCGCCGGCGGCTCGGATCTCGGCCTGTTCGAGATCAACGACGCGGCGCAGCTGGTCACCGACGCGGCCCACCCGGACGCCAACATCATCTTCGGCGCGGTCATCGACGACGCGCTCGGCGACGAGGTGCGCGTGACGGTGATCGCGGCCGGCTTCGACGGCGGCACCCCGGCCTACAAGGCGGTCGACCCGCCGCGTAAGAGCAACCAGAACCCGCCCACCCAGCCGAACGCGCCGACGAACCCGCCGGCCACCATGCCGGCGCCGCAGCAGCCGTCGCGCCGGGTGCTCTTCGACGACGTCGACGTGCCCGACTTCCTCAAGAACGGGTCCTGA
- a CDS encoding YggS family pyridoxal phosphate-dependent enzyme, translated as MTDFSIAVRPERRVELAAGLTRVRARIADACAAAGRPADEVTLVAVTKTYPAADVVALAGLGVTDVGENRDQEAAGKAAAVAGVGTVPRWHFIGQLQRNKARSVVRYADVVQSVDSVRLAAALDTAATGARDRPLDVLVQVSVDGDPARGGALPGVADPERGLDRVAAAVAGAGGLRLAGLMAVAPLGWEPDRAFARLAEVAARLRADHPGASVLSAGMSGDLESAIRHGATHVRVGSALLGMRPTLG; from the coding sequence ATGACGGACTTCTCCATCGCGGTGCGACCCGAGCGTCGCGTCGAGCTCGCGGCCGGCCTGACCCGGGTCCGGGCCCGGATCGCCGACGCCTGCGCGGCGGCCGGCCGCCCCGCCGACGAGGTCACCCTGGTCGCGGTGACCAAGACGTACCCGGCCGCCGACGTGGTCGCGTTGGCCGGGCTCGGCGTGACCGACGTGGGGGAGAACCGGGACCAGGAGGCGGCCGGAAAGGCGGCGGCGGTGGCCGGCGTCGGGACGGTGCCGCGCTGGCACTTCATCGGGCAGTTGCAGCGCAACAAGGCCCGCTCGGTGGTCCGGTACGCCGACGTGGTCCAGTCGGTGGACAGCGTGCGGCTGGCGGCGGCCCTGGACACCGCCGCGACCGGTGCCCGGGACCGCCCGCTGGACGTGCTGGTGCAGGTGAGCGTGGACGGCGACCCGGCCCGGGGTGGCGCGCTGCCGGGTGTGGCCGATCCGGAGCGGGGCCTCGACCGGGTGGCCGCCGCGGTGGCCGGGGCCGGCGGGCTGCGGCTGGCCGGCCTGATGGCGGTGGCCCCACTCGGCTGGGAACCGGACCGGGCGTTCGCCCGGTTGGCCGAGGTGGCGGCGCGGCTGCGCGCCGACCATCCGGGCGCGTCGGTGCTGTCGGCGGGGATGAGCGGCGACCTGGAGAGCGCGATCCGCCACGGCGCGACACATGTCCGCGTCGGCAGCGCGTTGCTCGGAATGCGCCCCACGCTGGGGTAG
- a CDS encoding cell division protein SepF, with product MGALRKAGVWLGLVEEDDERAYEDGGYDKGGYRDSSRYRSSRYAEEFADEDDEESEEPPAPRTRAGDRGRLTERATGRAVDTDRSEVERPERSERAERASVRSITRSSTGESSGALSYHTRDNLALAPQAPPRERAVVPEDEQRYQITTLHPTTYREARTIGEHFRDGVPVIINLTEMDEADARRLVDFAAGLAFGLRGTIERVTNRVFLLSPANVQVTAEDKAKIAEGGFFSLS from the coding sequence ATGGGTGCACTGCGCAAGGCGGGGGTCTGGCTCGGTCTCGTCGAGGAGGACGACGAGCGGGCGTACGAGGACGGTGGCTACGACAAGGGTGGCTACCGGGACTCGTCGCGCTACCGGTCGAGCCGGTACGCCGAGGAGTTCGCCGACGAGGACGACGAGGAGTCGGAGGAGCCGCCGGCGCCCCGGACCCGGGCCGGTGACCGGGGCCGGCTGACCGAGCGTGCCACGGGCCGCGCGGTCGACACCGACCGCTCCGAGGTCGAGCGCCCGGAGCGGTCCGAGCGGGCCGAGCGGGCCAGTGTCCGGTCCATCACCCGGTCCTCCACCGGCGAGAGTTCCGGCGCGTTGTCGTACCACACCCGAGACAACCTCGCCCTGGCGCCGCAGGCCCCGCCGCGCGAGCGGGCGGTGGTCCCGGAGGACGAGCAGCGCTACCAGATCACCACGCTGCACCCGACCACGTACCGCGAGGCGCGGACCATCGGCGAGCACTTCCGGGACGGCGTTCCCGTGATCATCAATCTCACCGAGATGGACGAGGCGGACGCCCGCCGACTGGTCGACTTCGCCGCCGGGCTCGCGTTCGGCCTGCGCGGTACGATCGAGCGCGTGACCAACCGGGTGTTCCTGCTCTCACCGGCCAATGTCCAGGTCACCGCGGAGGACAAGGCCAAGATCGCTGAGGGCGGCTTTTTCAGCCTGAGCTAG
- a CDS encoding YggT family protein has translation MLSILFQVLYLLLYFFLLVLLARFVLGAVLAYGRRWQPGRGASAGLEVVWSVTDPPLRALRRVIPPLRIGTVSIDLASLVLLVILFVLMEFVLQRLIVAFA, from the coding sequence GTGTTGTCGATCCTGTTCCAGGTGCTCTACCTGCTGCTGTATTTCTTCCTGCTTGTCCTGTTGGCTCGATTTGTTCTCGGGGCCGTGCTGGCCTACGGTCGCCGTTGGCAACCGGGGCGGGGGGCATCGGCGGGACTGGAAGTCGTGTGGAGCGTCACTGATCCGCCCCTGCGAGCGTTGAGGCGTGTGATCCCACCACTGCGAATTGGTACCGTGAGCATCGACCTGGCCTCCCTTGTGCTCCTGGTTATCCTGTTCGTGCTGATGGAGTTCGTGTTACAGCGCCTGATCGTGGCGTTCGCCTGA
- a CDS encoding DivIVA domain-containing protein: MPLTPADVHNVAFKKPPIGKRGYDEEEVDAFLDEVERELARLIEENNELRAQVERGGRGGAPAGPGGDARLAAELNDVKAQLDRVQRDKAAAEQAARAMQAELEQVRTQGGPVGVTGDGEQQALRVLMMAQRTADDHVSDARREADSLLSEARSKAEEVTREARAKADALERDARQRHQEAMGGLDAKRTALSKHIEELKQFEREYRTRLKAYLESQLRDLDGRGQGIEVEMNREGTRAVGGSNGLATAGLAGSFGGGRGAGSLESGR; this comes from the coding sequence ATGCCGCTGACCCCGGCCGACGTCCACAACGTCGCCTTCAAAAAGCCGCCGATCGGCAAGCGGGGGTACGACGAGGAGGAGGTCGACGCCTTCCTGGACGAGGTCGAGCGTGAGCTGGCCCGTCTGATCGAGGAGAACAACGAGCTGCGCGCCCAGGTGGAGCGCGGCGGTCGGGGTGGCGCACCCGCCGGCCCCGGCGGCGACGCCCGGCTCGCGGCGGAGCTCAACGACGTCAAGGCCCAGCTCGACCGCGTGCAGCGCGACAAGGCGGCGGCCGAGCAGGCGGCCCGCGCGATGCAGGCCGAGCTGGAGCAGGTCCGCACCCAGGGTGGCCCGGTGGGCGTGACCGGGGACGGCGAGCAGCAGGCGCTGCGGGTGCTCATGATGGCCCAGCGCACCGCCGACGACCACGTCTCCGACGCCCGGCGCGAGGCCGACAGCCTGCTCTCCGAGGCGCGGTCCAAGGCCGAGGAGGTCACCCGCGAGGCGCGGGCCAAGGCCGACGCCCTGGAGCGGGACGCCCGCCAGCGGCACCAGGAGGCCATGGGCGGCCTGGACGCCAAGCGCACCGCGCTGTCGAAGCACATCGAGGAGCTCAAGCAGTTCGAGCGCGAGTACCGCACGCGCCTCAAGGCGTACCTGGAGAGCCAGCTGCGGGACCTCGACGGTCGTGGCCAGGGCATCGAGGTCGAGATGAACCGCGAGGGCACCCGTGCCGTCGGCGGCAGCAACGGCCTCGCCACCGCCGGCCTCGCCGGATCCTTCGGCGGTGGCCGCGGCGCCGGCTCGCTGGAGTCCGGCCGCTGA
- a CDS encoding DUF167 domain-containing protein, with amino-acid sequence MIAPDTPLTVAVRVKPGAARARVGGRFDGPYGPALVVAVHAPAVDGRATEAARRALADALGVRPAVVSLRSGAASRDKLFLVECPAEGLPEVLRRLRDGSAG; translated from the coding sequence ATGATCGCCCCGGACACCCCGCTCACCGTCGCGGTGCGCGTGAAGCCCGGCGCGGCCCGGGCCCGGGTCGGTGGCCGGTTCGACGGGCCGTACGGCCCGGCCCTGGTCGTCGCCGTGCACGCGCCGGCGGTGGACGGCCGGGCCACCGAGGCGGCCCGGCGGGCGCTGGCCGACGCGCTCGGCGTCCGGCCGGCGGTGGTGTCGCTGCGCTCCGGCGCGGCCAGCCGGGACAAGCTCTTCCTGGTCGAGTGCCCGGCCGAGGGGCTGCCCGAGGTGCTGCGTCGGCTGCGCGACGGCAGCGCCGGGTGA
- a CDS encoding potassium/proton antiporter: MTPGLNLALLVGAAVLLVAVGAVRFSTRLGVPSLLVYLALGVLIGEAGLGIHFDDVELTRVLGFCALIVIIAEGGLSARWSTLRPVLGLAAVLSTVGVVVSIVVVGMVVHLLLGLDWRLALLYGAVLSSTDAAAVFATLRRLRLPPRLVATLEAESGMNDAPVVLLVLLLSRAGAEAAHPWWYEALLLGYELGVGVAVGVGAGLAGRYVLRRAALPSAGLYPIAVVGFTVLAYAAGSVLHASGFLAVYVAGVLLGNSNLPHRQAILGFADGLAWLAQIGLFVLLGLLVSPSRLDAAVLPAVITGLALLLFARPLSVAVSALPFRVSRREQLFLSWAGLRGAVPIVLATIPLSLRVPGADRLFDAVFVLVVIFTLLQAGTLAPAARRLGVTAPAEASEILLETAPLERMRADLLQVEVPPGSRLGGVHVDELRLPVGAAVTLVLRDGVGFVPGPDTRLKVGDSLLIVATAGVRDAAERRLRAVSRRGRLARWFGEYGEDRTG, translated from the coding sequence ATGACGCCGGGGCTGAACCTCGCGCTGCTGGTGGGTGCCGCCGTGCTGCTGGTCGCGGTGGGCGCGGTGCGCTTCTCCACCCGGCTCGGCGTGCCCAGCCTCCTGGTCTACCTGGCGCTCGGCGTGCTCATCGGCGAGGCGGGCCTGGGCATCCACTTCGACGACGTCGAGCTGACCCGGGTGCTCGGCTTCTGCGCGCTCATCGTGATCATCGCCGAGGGCGGCCTGAGCGCGCGGTGGAGCACGCTGCGGCCGGTGCTCGGCCTGGCGGCCGTGCTCTCCACGGTCGGCGTCGTGGTCAGCATCGTGGTCGTCGGCATGGTGGTGCACCTGCTGCTCGGCCTGGACTGGCGGCTGGCCCTGCTCTACGGGGCGGTGCTCTCCTCCACCGACGCCGCGGCGGTCTTCGCCACGCTGCGCCGGCTGCGCCTGCCGCCCCGGTTGGTGGCCACGCTGGAGGCCGAGTCCGGGATGAACGACGCCCCGGTGGTCCTGCTGGTGCTGCTGCTGTCCCGGGCCGGGGCGGAGGCGGCGCACCCCTGGTGGTACGAGGCGCTGCTGCTCGGGTACGAGCTGGGCGTCGGCGTGGCGGTCGGCGTGGGCGCGGGCCTGGCCGGGCGGTACGTCCTGCGTCGTGCCGCGCTGCCCTCGGCCGGCCTCTACCCGATCGCGGTGGTGGGTTTCACCGTGCTGGCGTACGCGGCCGGCTCGGTGCTGCACGCCTCGGGCTTCCTCGCCGTCTACGTGGCCGGGGTGCTGCTCGGCAATTCGAACCTGCCGCACCGGCAGGCCATCCTCGGGTTCGCCGACGGGTTGGCCTGGCTGGCCCAGATCGGCCTGTTCGTGCTGCTCGGCCTGCTGGTCTCACCGAGCCGGCTGGACGCCGCGGTGCTGCCGGCCGTGATCACCGGGCTGGCTCTGCTGCTGTTCGCCCGGCCGCTGTCGGTGGCGGTCTCCGCGCTGCCGTTCCGGGTCTCCCGGCGTGAGCAGCTCTTCCTCTCCTGGGCCGGACTGCGCGGCGCGGTGCCGATCGTGCTGGCCACCATCCCGCTGTCGCTGCGGGTGCCGGGCGCGGACCGGCTCTTCGACGCGGTCTTCGTGCTGGTGGTGATCTTCACGCTGCTCCAGGCCGGCACGCTCGCGCCGGCCGCGCGCCGGTTGGGCGTGACCGCGCCGGCGGAGGCGAGCGAGATCCTGCTGGAGACCGCCCCGCTGGAGCGGATGCGGGCCGACCTGCTCCAGGTGGAGGTGCCGCCGGGCTCCCGGCTGGGCGGGGTGCACGTGGACGAGCTGCGGCTGCCGGTGGGCGCCGCGGTCACGCTGGTGCTGCGCGACGGGGTCGGTTTCGTGCCCGGCCCGGACACCCGGCTCAAGGTGGGCGACAGCCTGCTCATCGTGGCCACCGCCGGGGTGCGGGACGCCGCGGAGCGGCGGTTGCGGGCGGTCAGTCGCCGCGGTCGCCTGGCCCGGTGGTTTGGGGAGTACGGCGAGGACCGGACCGGCTGA
- a CDS encoding TraR/DksA family transcriptional regulator, translating to MAKPADTRTAGRKPVAKATRSAAETEKIRAALAARRDELNAEYDQTLSEITELQRDRLTDSAGDDQADTGTKTFEREQEISLANSIKERITQVERALERLDEGGYGWCERCGNPIPVERLAAFPSATLCVSCKQLAERR from the coding sequence ATGGCGAAGCCAGCCGACACCAGGACCGCCGGTCGCAAGCCGGTGGCGAAGGCCACCCGCAGCGCGGCGGAGACCGAGAAGATCCGGGCCGCGCTGGCGGCGCGGCGGGACGAGCTGAACGCCGAGTACGATCAGACGCTGAGCGAGATCACCGAGCTGCAACGCGACCGGCTGACCGACTCGGCCGGGGACGACCAGGCCGACACCGGCACCAAGACGTTCGAGCGTGAGCAGGAGATCTCTCTCGCCAACAGCATCAAGGAGCGGATCACGCAGGTCGAGCGCGCACTGGAGCGTCTCGACGAGGGTGGCTACGGCTGGTGCGAGCGGTGCGGCAACCCGATCCCGGTGGAGCGGCTCGCCGCGTTCCCGTCGGCCACCCTCTGCGTGAGCTGCAAGCAGCTGGCGGAGCGGCGCTGA